TACTTGGGCTTTTCCATGACCCCCAGGCGGTATATTTGCAATTCCAATTATGTTTATCCCATAAAATTTCACCTTTCCAGATCATTTTTTGGCTCATAAAAAAATTAGAGATTATGTGATGAATTGGAATATAATCTGAAAATAAAGGTTGAACATTAACAATAATTCTCCCGCCATATTTTAAAACCCTTATACACTCCTTAAATACAGCAAATAGTTTATTAAAATATGAATTCCATTCTGTCCCATCTTTATGATTTTCATAATCTAATCCAAAATTATACGGTGGGGATGTAAAAATTAAATCTATACAATTGTCAGGGAATTGCTTTAATACTTCTTCACTATCTCCTTTTATTATTTTATTTATAAACTGTTCAGGCACCCTGTGGTTATTTTTTGAGAAGGTATTATCTTTTGCATAATAATACATTCCTCTTTCTTTTTCTTTTCCTTCTCTTCCCTTAACTTTTCTCTCTCGAGTATATCCGACATATAATCTTTTTCTACCTTTTAAACCATAACTTTTTATTTTTTCAATGCTCTCCAATATAACTTTTAATATGTTGGATTCTTTATCATCCGCATCTTTTGATAAAATATATATATTCCTTTTGAAATCAGCAAAATCTATTTGATATAGATTAATTATTAAATCATTATCTTTAAATTCAAAGTATATATCTTCTTTAGAATAAAGAGACAAAAGTTGCTGTATAATAGGATTATTTTGTAAATCTATACCATCTCGATTGATTTTTATGATTTTATATCCATCTTTAATATTTTGTTTTTTATTTACTTCCAGCATTTTTGTCAATCTCTCCATTTTTAATCATTTCCACCACTTCTTAGGTTTAACCTTATCAATTCTTTCGATAAGTCTATCTGCAAGTTGAGTAATACTCTTAGAAATATCACTTTTAGGGTTTTTAATAATAAAAGGCACGCCTTCGTTTATGGAAGGGATAGCCACAGGACCATTACTTGGAATTAATTCGAGGATAGGCACAGAAAGGGCTTCTTTTACCTCCTTCATAGAAATGCCCATTTTGGTATTAGCTCGATTGAGAACTAATTTTACCTTAGGCATAAATCCAAGTTTTTCCATTATTTCTAATGATAGTTTTGCGTTTTTAATTGTAGGAATATCGAGGGTAAGCAATAAAATAATTATATCCGCACTGGTTAAGGCAACTAAAATAGACTCAGATAAAATTCGACTGCAATCAATAATGGTGTAATGGTATTTATTACGGATTAGTTTTAGAATTTTTTCTATGTGTTCGCCGCTAACTAAATCTGCCTCTTCTGGGGTTAGTGGTGCAGGTAAAATGGCGAGTTTA
The genomic region above belongs to bacterium and contains:
- a CDS encoding site-specific DNA-methyltransferase, which translates into the protein MERLTKMLEVNKKQNIKDGYKIIKINRDGIDLQNNPIIQQLLSLYSKEDIYFEFKDNDLIINLYQIDFADFKRNIYILSKDADDKESNILKVILESIEKIKSYGLKGRKRLYVGYTRERKVKGREGKEKERGMYYYAKDNTFSKNNHRVPEQFINKIIKGDSEEVLKQFPDNCIDLIFTSPPYNFGLDYENHKDGTEWNSYFNKLFAVFKECIRVLKYGGRIIVNVQPLFSDYIPIHHIISNFFMSQKMIWKGEILWDKHNWNCKYTAWGSWKSPSNPYLKYTWEFLEVFCKGDLKKDGNSENIDISDEEFKKYVIGKWDIAPERNMKKYGHPAMFPENLVERILKLFCYKGDVILDPFNGVGTTTAVAKKLSRKYIGIDISEEYCKKAENRLKETQIDMRLF